AGGCTGCCTCATTTTTCCTTGGCCCCGGCAGGCCCTTCTtgcccccagggctgggagctggcagggtTGGGCTGCAGGACACAGCTGGATGCAGGGTGGTGGGGGGAGACCCCCCCTGGGCTCCCCTGTGGCCTGGGATGGGTGCGGGGATGCTCGCCCCGCCGGCGGCAGGGACCCCATTTGCAGGGGTGGCGCTGCCCAAGGaggggtgcagggctgggggcgaTGAACCCCCGGCAGGTCCCGGCCCCGGGATgttgggcagggggctgccagcagcggGGCCAGCGGGACGAAGGACAGAGAGAGAccccgggctgccccccgcCAGGGGCTGAGTGGGGGTCTCCAAggctcccccagctcctcctggtcCTACAGAGACACCGGGACGTGGTTCCCCAGGCACAGGGCCATCGGTGTCCCCTCTGCCTTCAGCCAccgagggtctgggggggaccACGGGGCCCCCaggctggagaggaggaaggaagggggcagccccccctacggcagcccccagctctccccgtgtccccgcgcCAAACTCACTTCCAGAAACCGGAGAGGAAACCGGCGGGgggcccgcggccgcccccgctGCTGCATCCTCTCTCTCtgaggctggaggcagagcaggggcagcgTTGGCGGGCGCGGGGGCACGTGGGGACTCTTCTCCCAAAGGTGCTGCCATCCCTGAGGACATTTCATATTCGGGGGACCCTGGCAGAGCGCTCCCAGCACCTGCCACCACTGCAGCCAGTGGGGAGCCCAGTGCCAAGGGGCTGCTCCCACTTGGGGTGCCGGAGGCAGAGGGGGGGCCCCcgctgggtgctggtgctgagctcccccccacgcccccagcAGAGGCAGCCAGCAAGGGGCTGGAGGCATCCGGGGCCACCGGGACCAGGGGCTGCACCTCCCGGGGAGAGGACAGGACGGAGGGGGCCAGCACCCCTGATGTGATCTGGATGATGGCCCCTGCCCCGTCTGCTGTGCCGGCAccaggggcaggtgcccaaGGGGCCGAGGCTCCCGTTTCTCCTCCGGCCAGCTGCACCACATTGGTTTGGCTCAGGTTTGCATCAGAGAGCCCGAGGTCGGCGCCGCTCTGGATGCCGGGGGCAGGCACAGGGGTCTCCTCGTTGCCTTGGGGGCCAGCAGCCTCCGGGTCTGGGCTCAGTCCTACACCAGCTCCACCAGCTCCAGGACCTCCtgctccctcagcagctccacCGCTTGTCGGGGCTGAAGAAGATCCCTCgggagatggggagggagaTGCAGAGTGCAGCACGGCTCCCGTTCCTCCACCAGAGGCTCCGGCTGCTCCGTCCAGGTCCTGGGACACCCCCGGGGACTCCCCatttccagccccagccccttcgcccccacctcctcctgcaggaggaTGGGCGCCAGGACCAGCACCCAGGGCAGGCTGCACAGCACTGGGAGCAGCGTCCACTCCTCCCAGGGCACCTGGGCTGGCTGAATCCAAAACAGAGGGTGCTGTGAGCGTGTCCCCGGGAGAGGCAGGACCGGGCAGGGACACGGCACCAGGCAGTAGATCCGTCCCAGCCTCCATCCCAGCGCCAGGAGAGGAGCTCAGGGATGGCTCAGACCCAGTCCCACTGCCtcccagcgcctgcccctctgttCCTGGCACCCCCAGGTCTGCGCCAGGCTGGACCCCGAGGGTGGGCGATGGGGGTCCCACGGGTCCATGCGATGCTGAGCCGGGGGCATCCAGTGCTGAACTGAAGCCTGTGCCTGGTCCCTCAGCCCCAGGGAGAGCTGCTCCCGTGGGAGCACCACCTGCCATCCCCCACGGCTGTGACCCCACAAGgaatggggatatgggggctCCCTGGGCAGCACCGAGGTTGGGGTTTGCTGCCGTCTCTGCCCCATCACTGGTCCCAAACGCAGCTCCAGACGCAGCAACAGGAGGTGGGAAAGCAACACCAGGGGCTTGGCTTGGTCCCAGTCCTTCAGCCCCCGAGAGGTCGGGCTCCAGCCCCACGTAGCCAGGAGCCATGGGACCAGGCGGGGACACTTCTGCCGGTgccggggctgctccagctccatccccaggagctgcagcaggggacagctcggtgctgggcagggctcctgctggggctgccggcAGCTCTGTGGTGTCAGCGGGACCCTGCTGAGCACTGCTGGACAAAGAGCTGGTGTCCGTGTAGGGACTTCTGCTCCCTGGGTTTGCTGCCTCTGCCATATCGCCTGCGCTCTTGGTCCCCTGCGCCGTGGCGAGCTCTGGGCCGGTTTCGCTGTCCGGAGAGCCCTGGGACAGGCGGTCagggccaggggctgctgctggcatgggggctgctgctgcaccgTTCTCCGAAGTGGAAGATATTGGAAGTGTGTCACCGGGAGAGGCAGGACCGGGCAGGGACACAGCACCAGGCAATAGATGTGTCCCAGCCTCCATCCCAGCACCAGGAGAGGAGCTCAGGGATGGCTCAGACCCagtcctgctgcctcccagcaccTGACCCTCTGCTCCCGGCACCCCCAGGTCTGCACCGGGCTGGACCCCGAGGGTGGGCGATGGGGGTCCCACAGATCCATGTGATGCTGAGCCGGGGGCATCCAGTGTCGAACTGAAGCCTGTGCCTGGTCCCTCAGCCCCAGGGAGAGCTGCTCCTGTGGGAGCACCAGCTGCCATCCCCCACGGCTGTGACCCCACAAGgaatggggatatgggggctCCCTGGGCAGCACCGAGGTCGGGGCTTGCTGCCATCTCTGCCCCATTGCTGGTCCCAAACACAGCTCCAGACGCAGCAACAGGAGGTGGGAAAGCAGCGCTGGGAGCACCGGGGGCTTGACTGGGCAGGGGTCCTGGTCCTTCAGCCCCTGAGAGGTCGGGCTCCAGCCCCACATGGCCGGGAGCCATGGGACCAGGCGGGGACACTTCTTCTGGTGCCGGGGCTGTTCCTGCTCcgtccccaggagctgcagcaggggacagctcggtgctgggcagggctcctgccggggctgccggcagcTCTGCGGTGTCAGCGGGACCCTGCTGAGCGCTGCTGGACGAAGAGCTGGTGTCACCCTGGGTGCCTGCGTAAGGACTGCTGTCCCCTGTGCCCCCTGCCTGTGCCGTGTCCGCTGTGTCCCCCTGAGCAGGCCCTGCCAGGCCATTAGGTCCAGAAGAAGCCAGGCTGGCAGCATCCAGAGCTGAATTCGGGACGGTGCCAGCTCCATCTGCTCCCTCAGGAGCAGCGGCTGCTGTCCCCCATGGCTGTGACCCCCCAGGGGACAGCGAGGCAGGcgctcctggggcagcaccgagGTCGGGGTTCGCTGTTGTCTCTGCCCCATcaccagctgcagcccctgggggtgGGAAAGCAGCCCCGGGAGCACTGGGGGTGTCCGTGGGGGACGGCAGAGCGGCAGCAAGCTGCGGTTGCCGTTCTCCAGTGGGGCTGTGCCAtggggcaggctgcagggaaggcTCGGCCGGACCCACAGCCCCCGTGGGCAGGGGCAGCGTGatggatggggctggggcatCCGTGTCGCTCTGTGCATCCGTGGGGGCCCTGGAGGCCAGAAGCAAGGTGGCCGTGTCCCCTCGCTCCCCAGGTGCCtcgggggctgcaggagctgggactgAGCCGGGGCTGGCCGGTGACACCGCTGGGGCTCCCTGCACATCTCCATCCCCGCCTCCGGCCGGTCCTGGTGAGGTGGCcgggctcagccctgcctgtccAGCGAGGAGGGAGGTCTGCCCTGGGTTTTCCGCTGCTCCCGACACTGTCCCATTCTCTGGAGCCAGATGGGATGAATCAGTTGTGCCAACAGCACCATTTACTGCATCTCCCGCATTGCCAGACCCCAGAGCTGGCCCCGGGGTGACACCCACGGTCCCACTCAGCACCTCGTCCCACCGTGTCGtgagcagccccccagccccggggctggggatCGAGGAGGGGGCACTGCCTTCTCCTtggctgtccccaggcagggTGACACCTTCCTCCGCAGCTCCTGTGGCCGTGGCCTGCCCTTGGCTCAGCAGTGCGGTGACATGGGGACCCAGGGGGCTGCTGGTTGTCGGCTCTGCCCCCgtggctgctggaggcagggtggcagggagggatgTGGCATCAGCCGTGGGCTCCAAGTCCGCTCCTTCCCTTGTCACGGACGCGAGGATGTCCTTGCTCATGTCTGCAAACAGAGGGGTGGCCCcggggggtgcagcaggagcggCCGCCGTTACATCAAGCTCTGCGCTGGGGGTGAAAGCAGGCTGGGGGGTGAAAACCAAGGCGGCAGCCGAAACCGTCTGGTTTCCCTGGGACGCATTAAGAGACGTGGCCACGTCCGTCACCGCCTGGGGCTCTCCGCTGGGAGCCTGTGTTGCTGCgctggggctgagcccagcCTCAGCATCGCTCCCCGCAGCCGGAGCACTGGTTGGAGCGCTGGTCGTGGTCACCAAATCTGCCTTGGCCCCGGAGGGGAAGGACGGGCTGGCCGGGCGTCCCGCGAGGATGCTCTCGGTTGTCTCAGTATCAGCCACGGCGGTGCTCGTCCCCGCGGCGCCCAGCGGCAGGGCGCCCCGTGCCTCGCTCGGCGCCGCGGTGGGAGAAGCTGTGTGGGCACCAAACGGCCCCTCCGTGGTCACAGGGACGGCGACGGCGGCCCCGAGCCCTGCAGGGAGCACGGAGCAGGGCGTTacggggggggacggggccaGCGGCCCCCTGCTCCTTGGGTGGGAGCACAGGGGACGGTGGGACAGCGGGGCAGGGGTGACACaaagcaggcagggctgcaggcatcCGTGTGCCTGCACAAAGGGgaattttcctcctttgttttGCTCCTTCATGGCGTGGGACAGAGCTCTGCAGTCTTAGGGAAGCCCCTTAGTGCTCTCTGCCTCGCTGCAGAGACACCCCTGGGCGCAGCTTTGcgtttttttaatcttttgggTGTCTGAGAgacatttaaatatgttttaccCAAAGCTCTTTGGCAGAGAGGGCATCCACGGTTTGGTGAAACGTTTGCTGGCTGCAAATGGCTTCTGgcccactgcagccccccttTCTCTGCCAAAACCCTGCCCCGCACCCAGGCCCTTATCTGCAGGGGGTGGAtggagaccccccccaaccccaggagcctctccccagccccaaagcTGCAGGAGGGGCCGAGCAGCCGCCCATCAGGGCAGACACCAGCCCCGTGCTGAGGTCCCACCCAGCCCTATTTTTAGGACAGGGGTGCAACCGCCGGAGGGATGGAGCAGCAGCCCGGAGGATCTGCTGACACTTGGCTCCGGGCGGCTGCAATTAGGGGAGACCTAATCAGCACCCTGCGGGTGAGACTGGGCGTTCAGCCCGCTCCCGGCCCTGGTGCTCCTGTTCGGCAGGTTCCCCCCGCGAGGCCGCCggccccccagcagcagaggggcCTCCCAGGCTCGGTGGCGTGCCGAGAGCTGCGTGCCACAGCAATGaccgctgcctcctgccccagtcCTGGGGtacccccccccagctctccttCCTCCGGGctgcttcctccccttccccttcctgccccgcTCCCGTCTTCGCCTGATGAATTAAGGTGTTTGCAGcaacccccctcccttccctaTCGGCCAGAGGAGATGAGCCGCTTCCCTTCTCAGCTCGGGGAAAACAGTGAGTCACCCGAGTCCCCGAGTCAGGTTATTTTGGCACTCTGCACCCTAATAAATCCATGTTTTATCTTAATTCTTGCGCATAGAGCAGGAAATGCCGTGCACCCTGCGGCGCCCGAGCGGGGATGCTCGTGCAAGAGGAGCCTTAGCatggagctgggctgtgggCGAGGTGGAGCAgccctggtgcacccccagtgcctGCCTTTGGTGTCCTTGCTGCGGGGGGACCTGGCTGCACCCAACCTTGTGGGGCCATGCCTGCCCCCTAAAACACTTCCCTAGTTTTTTGGTTGTGAAGGACTGCAAGCACTTGTCCTAGGAAAAGCTTCCAATgaagccaggaggaaaaaaaacatctcatCCATACCCCCTGGGGCAGATTGCGCCGGGGATTTGCAAGGACTGGGGTAGCAGAATATGGGACATACCATGCAGAATCCATAGGCAGCATCCCACGAAGGCTGGAAGCGTCCATCCCCTGGTCCCCATGCTGCTGGAGCACCGGGAAGCTGGAAGGGAGGCGAGAGCAGCAAGGTgcagccctggccctgctctcctgctggagctggagtccCACAGGTGCAATcttgctcccagtccctcctaTTTATAGGGATGGCAAAGGAGGCAGGTCCCCTCCCGCCCCCGGTGCTCTGCCTCcacatccctgtccccagccccttccctccccgccctcccctccacctcccCGGGAGGCTCTGGGGGCCCCCACCAGCCCCTTACAGCTGGGTGTGGGTTGGGGGCCACCCAAAAGCCACCCCACAGGGACCCGATCCAGGCAGGGCACGGCCTGGAGCAGCGTTGCAGCACCAAAGTGAGCTGCGGAGGTGTGCCTGTGCCTGGGGTCAGGATGCAAGTCCCCCTTGGTTCAGGGTTTCCATCCAAAAGCAGGGGAACACACGGCTGGGGCAGGCCCTGGGGcatcagccccccccccccccccccagtgctcctccacgactggaagcactgggaagCCCcgaccaaccccccccccccccagcatcaccACCCTGTGTGCAGGCACAGCAGTGCCGGGGCGGGTGCTGGGTCGCTGCACCCCGTATCCTCCCCACCCCCGGCCCGTTCCCCTACAGCAGCAATCCCTGCTCCCCACTCGGGGCTCCCCGGCGGCGAAAGGCGTTGCACAACACCCGCCGGTGGGCGTTTGGTAAGCAATTAAACACTGCTTAACCAGCAGTGCCCGCGGGCGGCTCCTGCCCGGTGCCATTAGCGGCAGCACGGCGTGCGGCGTGCCGCCCAAGCCGGCCTCCGTGGAGCTGGCGGCGGTGGCAACGGCAGCGTGGGCGATGCTAGGGGAGGCCAAGTCACGACGAACGCCCGTCACACCAACCCACCCACGCCTTACCCCCTGCCCAGGCACCGGGAGCTGGCCGTAAATCACCGCTCACCCGGAACGATATTGGGAGAGCGGTGGCGATGCGGGGGGACAGTGCCCAAAAGCTCCCTCTCCCTCGCACTCCGCAAAACCCCCTCTTCCCAATTTTGGGCCAGCAGAGCCGAGGCACAGATTGGGGCGAGGGTCCAAGCAGATCCCTGCACCACGGCACCCGCAGCCTTCCTGGGGATCAACACTGCGGGGATCGTCCTCGCCGTGAGCACGGTGTCCCGCTCCCACcctgggaaggggctgtgcATTAATCCTTCTGCTGTGCCTGAAACCCGTAGATCCTTTTGCTGTGCCCGAAACCAGGATCCCAGCAAGCCACCGGATCCCGCGGGGCTATTTCTCATCCGCAGTTATcgaggcagcacagcacaggatgGACGCCGGAGCCAAGAAATGGGACAGAGAGCACAGAACTCAGGCAGAGCCTGGTTTTGAGGGTTAGCAGGGTCCCACCAAGCCCACGGCGGGGAGATGCTGGATCTGAGAATGGGACCCCCCTGCCTCGGGATTGTGAGTCTGGGGTGGGCAATGCTGGGAACCCCAGCGccagggggctcagcaccacgcagcgcagcatggcacagcagcGCCTTATCGGCCTTCCTGGAATTAATGGGCTGCTTGTTCCAGCCCCGCGGAGATTACGGCATCTCCTGCCGGCAAGGGCATCTGGagagggctcggggggggccgGGTTATCCATCAACCCCGCGGGTTCTGGATCACTTGGTGTGCCAGGCACAGCGCAGTGAAGGGACGAAGGGGAGGGGGACGCTGGAGGGGACACCTAGGTCACCAGGGGCTGGTGACCACAGCCACGCACCCCATAATGCCACCCTCCGGAGGTGAGGGTCCCCCTGGGTGCCGGGGAGCGGGGTCTGCTCCCAGGGATGATGCTGATGGAGGGGAGCGGGTTACAGCAAGGAGGGTGGGAGACGATTTAAGGGCTGGAAGAGCCCCTCACTGTGAGTGACATCCCTGGCTCAGTCTGCTCAGCTCATCCCAGCGAGCTGATGGTGGCAAAACCCCGTCCTCGTGGGGAGGGCTCCACACCACAGAGGAGAAACCCCCAAAGATGTCCACGTTGGGAAGTGGAGGGTGGGAAATATTCAGACTGGGAACCACAGGACTGGTGCTACGGGCACAGCTGGCTCCCATCACTTTCCCCCAGCTGTGAGCGGGGGCTCGGGGACGGGTGCAGCTTCCCGGGGCAATTTCTGCGCTCAGGACCGCAGCGGTACCCAGACCCCACAAAGCAGCTGTGGGGGAAAGGCACCAGGCAGCACCGTCGGGGATGTCAGGCACACAGAGCACGGGCATTTGGCTGTGCTGGAGAGGGCTGGGAGCCTGTCACAGCTCAGCGTCCCCAGCTCTGGATcggtccccagcacccccatcACAGCCGTGTCCCCTCTTCTCCGTCCCAGGATGAGGGCAGAGGGGCTCGGCCAGCCCGGAGCATCTCCTCCCCCTGCCACGACAGCGGTGGAAGGCAGCTGTGCCGGACGGGGATGGTAAGTGCCCCGGTCACCTTTTCATCCCAGCACTTGGGgaccttttcctccctttgtgACGCACTTTGGCTGCAGTCTCCCGGCCTTGGCCCCGAGCCACATCCCGGGGTCTGAAGTTATGGATTCAACAGCCGGCAGGATCAGCCCGGTGGGACTCGGCGTGGGAGGGCTCCTGGCCCGGCGCCACGGCGTGGGCAGAGCGCGAGGATGATTTCCCCAGTGCCCCGCAAGGCGTGGGGAGCGGGGACCCCATCCAGTGGGCTCTGCCCTGGTCCCCCCTCTCTGCACCCCACTGTGCTAATGGCacaaaaaaagccccaaaaagCCAGGCAGTATCCTGGCTGGGGAACGGCTCTCTGGGGAATTTGGGTGTGCTCCTGCACGCTGCCTTTCCCCATGGGGAAACGGGTGCAGGTCCGGGAGGCGGATAACCCCGtccagctggggctggtggccggCAGCAGGTGACACGTCTGCGGGTGACACAGCCCAGAGCCTCAGGGCCAGGCAGTTCCCGTCCTCTCTCTCCCAGAACTGGGGTCACCATCAGCAGGGTCACTATGTGACCACAGCGGGACGTGTTCTTATGTCCCCGTTCGTGCACCCTCCCTGTCCCAGCCCGGCCTGCAACTCACAAAGACCAGAATGAGAGGAGCCAGCAGCGGGCTGGGGACAGATCCTGCCCAAATCGCGTCACCCTGGTGAGCTCTTTGGGCTCCAGACCCCGCCGAGCCTCCCCCCCTTTGCCCAGACCCTGTGAGCTGGGTGGCTCCGAGGTGCCTTTGtgtcctgcctggctgctgggtgACAGCTCAGGTGCCTGGGAGCGGTCCCCAGGTTTGGTGTCTGCAGCCCCAAACGCCCCCTCCCTCGGTGGGACACGGGCTGCAGGAAGGGATCAGCCAAAAATACCGCCCCCCCCAGTAACAACACAGCCATTTTGgtaattatttcactttttaatctCTCCGCGAGGTGACTTGCTTAGGGTAATAACTGCTTCGGCCTGATTTTATCTGGCTAATTAATCAGTTAATAAATGACTTTGCTGCAGGGGGGTAGACGCTGCGGCCGTCTCCTTAGCCGGGGACTGGAAAAAAACCAGGGAAGGATTTCAGCCCACGGGATTTCCATGGCCCCACGGTGCAcgcagctgccccagcagccggggggggaGCACCAACGTGGGGCCCCCCGGCTGTGCCCCCGCAGCCAGCCAGGTCCTGAAATCTGCTTATTTCAGAGCACGCAGGGGCTGGCAacgggctgcaggggctccTTCCTCGTCTTCCTCAGTGCCATGCgtggctggggggctgcagcgtggggcGGGATGCAGAGAGGCAGCGGGGAGGCAGGCAAGAGGGGTGCAggcgggcaccggggggtcccgggggaccCGGGTTCAGCAGGATCCGTGCAGATCGCCCCCGAGGGACACAGCGGTGGGGGACGAGGAGCGGCGAGCAGGAGGCCGGGGGCTGGCTCAggtccctgcccagcaggacCTCGGCGGGCGAGGGGCAGCGCTCAGGGTTTCTTCCCTCTCCACTGCATCGTGAAGTTGGCGTGCGGGAACCTgacctgcagcctgtgctggagctgggggcaaAGAACGGCCGTGACACCACGCAGCATTTACGGGTGGTGCCGGAGGGGGTCTCctgccccctgtccccacccagGAAGGGACCCCAGACAAAGGAGAGACCCCCCCCTTGGGAAGGGCTGCGGGCACACCTCACCTCGGACACGATCAGGTCCTGCACCTTTGTGTTCCCGACGTCCAGGGAGCTGGCCAGGCGCATCGACAGGAAGATGTGGGACTCCCCTGGGAGCAGAAGACACACAGCTCTGCTTGTTCCCCTTCCACCCTGCGCCGTGGCAGGGCCTGGGGTCTCTCCCCAGCACCACGACCAGAGCTGTGCAGGGTCAGGAGTGCCACCCACCCTCAGGCACGGACAGGGGGTGTCTGTGCCACCCTGCTCTGTGCCACCAGCAGGAGAACAACCCTCCATGCGCACAGCAAACCACGCATCCCACCCACCACCGGTACCTCCAGGCTGAGAACACGGCAAGAGGGGCTGCAGGACACCCCCCAAAAGGCCACCACCATGCCGGGGGGGTGGTGATGCCCATGGGACACGTGTGGCCCTACCAGCCAGACGTCAGAGAAGAGTTTGGGGTCCCAGGAGGTGGCACTTACTGACAGGGCTTCCGATGCCGGGGCAGGCGGGCTGCGCCGTCGGCGGGGCcgtggaggtgctggaggtgttGTTTGGGCTCTGGGTTGAGTCGGTGGCAGGGGAGGAAGGCTCCGTGCCTGGGCAAAGCAACGTGGCGTtagtgctgcctgcagggagagCCAGGGGGTCCTAAACCTGGGGAGGACCCATCCTTCACCCCTCAGCCACACTCACCCGTGGTGGCACCGGGACTCTGGGGTGACGCCTGGGTGTCCGGGGATGTCCCCGTGGCCAGGGTGGAGGTACCAGGGCTGGTCCCATCTGTGGtccccagcagctggctgggagTTGGGGTGCTCCCGGACacctctgtgctggtgtgggaGGGGGCTGTGGTGTCCTGAGGGGCTGTCAAGGGCTCGGCTGATGCAGCTGTGTGTGGGGCTGCGGTGGGAAGAGAGGGACTGCTGCTCCCCGGGGGTGTGCCGGGTGTCTCTGGAGTGGAGGCTCCTGTTTcagggctggagggaggagCGGAGGCCGTGCCAGTGGAGGCGGTGGTGGGCAGCAGCGCCGTGGTCTCTGTGGGTTtcagggaggcagagagagctGAGATCGCTGTAGCATTCAAGTCAGgcagccacctcctccctgagctgctgcagcctgccagaagttaaataataatactaTGAAGGGCAAAGGTCTGCTCTCAGCCCCTGCCCAGATGGATGTCTGCTCCCGAGGGCCCCGTCCTCACACAAGGGTGGAAGTCCGCCTCTGCGTCCCGTTCACCCCGCCGAGGCGAGAACAGGCAGCcgcatccccaggcagcccccaggAAGAGGTAAAGGAAATTTGCATG
This sequence is a window from Anser cygnoides isolate HZ-2024a breed goose chromosome 9, Taihu_goose_T2T_genome, whole genome shotgun sequence. Protein-coding genes within it:
- the LOC125184406 gene encoding uncharacterized protein isoform X2; protein product: MSPAPSITSAGAASSTLPLLPSASLPSTSVGTTLGASASKGPAVSTPLSTTAPGSSSPSLPTTPTSTTPPDATTPSRPSTGVPRSTPTPSQPPETTTGTVGTSPDTPQSPGATTETTALLPTTASTGTASAPPSSPETGASTPETPGTPPGSSSPSLPTAAPHTAASAEPLTAPQDTTAPSHTSTEVSGSTPTPSQLLGTTDGTSPGTSTLATGTSPDTQASPQSPGATTGTEPSSPATDSTQSPNNTSSTSTAPPTAQPACPGIGSPVRESHIFLSMRLASSLDVGNTKVQDLIVSELQHRLQVRFPHANFTMQWRGKKP
- the LOC125184406 gene encoding uncharacterized protein isoform X1 produces the protein MSPAPSITSAGAASSTLPLLPSASLPSTSVGTTLGASASKGPAVSTPLSTTAPGSSSPSLPTTPTSTTPPDATTPSRPSTGVPRSTPTPSQPPETTTGTVGTSPDTPQSPGATTGCSSSGRRWLPDLNATAISALSASLKPTETTALLPTTASTGTASAPPSSPETGASTPETPGTPPGSSSPSLPTAAPHTAASAEPLTAPQDTTAPSHTSTEVSGSTPTPSQLLGTTDGTSPGTSTLATGTSPDTQASPQSPGATTGTEPSSPATDSTQSPNNTSSTSTAPPTAQPACPGIGSPVRESHIFLSMRLASSLDVGNTKVQDLIVSELQHRLQVRFPHANFTMQWRGKKP
- the LOC125184406 gene encoding mucin-7-like isoform X3, with amino-acid sequence MAGHRGGLLLTLLLLLSLAVSELALGCSSSGRRWLPDLNATAISALSASLKPTETTALLPTTASTGTASAPPSSPETGASTPETPGTPPGSSSPSLPTAAPHTAASAEPLTAPQDTTAPSHTSTEVSGSTPTPSQLLGTTDGTSPGTSTLATGTSPDTQASPQSPGATTGTEPSSPATDSTQSPNNTSSTSTAPPTAQPACPGIGSPVRESHIFLSMRLASSLDVGNTKVQDLIVSELQHRLQVRFPHANFTMQWRGKKP
- the LOC125184406 gene encoding mucin-7-like isoform X4, with the protein product MAGHRGGLLLTLLLLLSLAVSELALETTALLPTTASTGTASAPPSSPETGASTPETPGTPPGSSSPSLPTAAPHTAASAEPLTAPQDTTAPSHTSTEVSGSTPTPSQLLGTTDGTSPGTSTLATGTSPDTQASPQSPGATTGTEPSSPATDSTQSPNNTSSTSTAPPTAQPACPGIGSPVRESHIFLSMRLASSLDVGNTKVQDLIVSELQHRLQVRFPHANFTMQWRGKKP